A section of the Trichomycterus rosablanca isolate fTriRos1 chromosome 6, fTriRos1.hap1, whole genome shotgun sequence genome encodes:
- the gmppab gene encoding mannose-1-phosphate guanyltransferase alpha-B codes for MLKAVILIGGPQKGTRFRPLSFEVPKPLFPVAGVPMLQHHIEACAKVPNLKEIILIGFYQPNEELSRFIAMTQQEFKVSVRYLQEFVALGTGGGIYHFRDQILSGGPSAFFLMNADVCSEFPLQEMLRFHRQHGDSHCGIILGTTANRKQSLNYGCIVENQETNEVLHFVEKPSTFVSDIINCGIYLFTPEIFGHIAAVFQQNQEERLHDEPLYGRQLPELIRLEQDIFTMLAGQKKLYVYKTQHYWSQIKSAGSAIYASRLYLNQYHKTHPERLATKQEKGPQIIGNVHIHPTANIDSTAVLGPNVSIGKGVMIGAGVRVRESIILHGATLQDHCCVLNSIVGWDSTIGKWARVEGTPSDPNPNDPYAKIDSETLFRDGGLTPSITILGCNVNIPSEVIIRNSIVLPHKDLNRSFKNQIIL; via the exons ATGTTAAAGGCAGTCATTCTAATTGGAGGTCCACAGAAAG GAACTCGGTTCCGCCCGCTATCATTTGAGGTGCCCAAACCACTCTTTCCTGTTGCTGGTGTGCCCATGCTCCAACACCACATAGAAGCCTGTGCCAAG GTTCCTAATTTGAAGGAAATCATCCTGATTGGGTTTTATCAGCCGAATGAGGAGCTAAGTCGCTTCATTGCTATGACCCAGCAAGAGTTTAAAGTCTCAGTAAG GTACCTGCAGGAGTTTGTGGCTCTAGGCACTGGGGGTGGCATTTACCATTTTCGAGACCAGATCCTTTCTGGAGGACCGTCTGCATTCTTCCTTATGAATGCTGATGTCTGCTCTGAGTTTcctctgcaagaaatgctccgCTTTCATCGTCAGCATGGAGACTCTCACTGTGGAATCATTCTGGGCACGACG GCTAACAGAAAACAGTCACTGAACTATGGATGCATTGTGGAAAATCAGGAGACAAATGAG GTGCTTCATTTTGTGGAGAAACCCAGCACCTTTGTGAGTGATATTATCAACTGTGGTATCTACTTATTCACTCCTGagatttttggccatattgcaGCAGTGTTTCAGCAAAACCAAGAAGAAAGACTCCA CGATGAACCTCTGTATGGGAGACAGTTGCCAGAACTGATCCGTTTGGAGCAGGACATCTTTACAATGCTGGCAGGACAGAAAAAACTCTATGTTTACAAAACTCAGCACTACTGGAGCCAGATCAAATCTGCAGG GTCAGCGATATATGCAAGTCGATTGTACCTGAACCAGTATCATAAGACCCATCCAGAAAGACTGGCCACAAAACAAGAAAAAGGCCCCCAAATAAtag GAAATGTACACATTCATCCGACAGCTAATATTGACTCCACTGCTGTT ctgggACCTAATGTCTCAATAGGAAAAGGGGTAATGATTGGAGCAGGAGTTCGAGTGAGGGAATCAATCATCCTACATGGAGCTACACTGCAG GATCACTGCTGTGTGCTGAACAGTATTGTTGGATGGGACAGTACAATAGGAAAGTGGGCAAGAGTGGAGGGGACTCCAAGCGACCCGAACCCCAATGATCCCTATGCTAAAATCGACAGCGAGACTCTGTTCCGAGATGGGGGTTTGACTCCCTCTATTACGATCTTGG GTTGCAACGTGAATATTCCATCAGAGGTCATCATTCGAAATTCAATCGTCCTTCCTCACAAAGATCTGAACAGAAGCTTTAAGAATCAGATAATCCTTTAG